The Lonsdalea populi genome window below encodes:
- a CDS encoding type I restriction endonuclease subunit R, whose translation MSTIGQRERATQQRLIQFFVQDLRYRYLSRSDGYAGDSNIDTEILSAWLKRRGVSDTLITRVLRQLDSAAALGEGKKLYYANKEVYRLLRYGVKEKEGAGEQNQTVWLIDWAHPEANDFAIADEVTVKGEYRKRPDLVLYVNGIALGVIELKRSSVHVSEGIRQNLDNQKKTFIRNFFTTIQLVMAGNVTQGLRYGTTETPEKYYLEWKEDNPGICTHKLDFHLSRLCSKSRLLDIVHNYIAFDAGVKKLCRHNQFFGVEAAKQHITRREGGIIWHTQGSGKSLTMVWLAKWIRENVPNSRVLIVTDRTELDEQIESVFMGVDEDIYRTSSGNDLIATLNHPNPWLICSLVHKFGRRSEAEDNAATDAFITELQQSLTKTFHAKGDLFVFVDECHRTQSGKLHNAMTTILPEALFIGFTGTPLMKKDKKKSVEVFGPYIHTYKFDEAVADGVVLDLRYEARDIDQYLTSEKKVDDWFEAKTRGLSNLAKTQLKQKWGSMQKLLSSKSRLEQIVNDILLDMDTRPRLMDGRGNAMLVCSSVYQACKVYEMFSQTDLAGKVAIVTSFRPDATSIKGEETGAGLTEKLFKFSTYRKMLADYFEQSEEKVAGRIAEFEREVKQRFINEPGQMRLLIVVDKLLTGFDAPSATYLYIDKTMTDHTLFQAICRVNRLDGEDKEYGYIIDYKDLFRSLDKAITDYTTGAFDDYDQEDVDGLLKNRLEQARLDLNSALEVVRSLCEPVRAPRSLQDYQHYFCGESGENQTALSEKEALRLSFYQNVARLLRAYASLANEMPEAGYTIKEAESIRAEVAEFEKLRYEIKLTSGDLLDMKRFEPAMRHLLDMYVRADGSEVLMDFEELSLIELIVEKGASALSALPDDIRNNQDAMAETIENNVRKTIVDENPVNPKYYGRMSLLLDELITLRRQNALDYQQYLERIRDLCKQVIRPEQTAGASYPDSMDTQAKRAFYDNFGHDEVLATRIDTTIRYTKKAEWIGDRFKEREIACALREETASYDVNIDAVIELARKQKEYR comes from the coding sequence TTGAGCACCATCGGCCAGCGCGAACGCGCCACACAGCAGCGTCTGATTCAGTTTTTTGTTCAGGATTTAAGATACCGCTATCTAAGCCGGAGCGACGGGTATGCTGGGGACAGCAATATCGACACGGAAATACTGAGCGCATGGCTGAAACGGCGCGGCGTCAGCGATACCCTTATTACTCGCGTACTTCGGCAACTGGATTCCGCCGCCGCGCTGGGTGAAGGCAAGAAACTGTATTACGCCAATAAAGAGGTCTACCGCCTGCTGCGTTACGGCGTGAAGGAAAAGGAAGGCGCGGGCGAGCAGAATCAGACCGTGTGGCTGATTGACTGGGCGCATCCTGAAGCCAATGATTTCGCCATCGCCGACGAGGTGACGGTGAAAGGCGAATATCGCAAGCGCCCGGATCTGGTGCTGTACGTTAACGGCATCGCGCTGGGCGTCATTGAGCTTAAACGTTCGTCAGTCCACGTCAGCGAAGGCATCCGGCAAAATCTCGATAATCAAAAGAAAACCTTTATCCGCAATTTCTTCACCACCATACAGCTTGTAATGGCGGGCAACGTTACGCAGGGATTGCGCTACGGCACGACCGAAACGCCGGAAAAATATTATCTGGAGTGGAAGGAAGATAATCCCGGCATCTGTACGCATAAGCTCGATTTTCATTTGAGTCGCCTTTGCAGCAAATCAAGGCTGCTGGATATTGTCCATAATTACATTGCCTTTGACGCCGGAGTGAAAAAACTGTGTCGCCATAATCAGTTTTTCGGCGTCGAGGCGGCTAAACAGCATATTACCCGTCGTGAAGGCGGGATTATCTGGCACACGCAGGGATCGGGCAAAAGCCTGACGATGGTCTGGCTGGCGAAATGGATCCGCGAAAACGTGCCGAACTCCCGCGTGCTGATTGTGACTGATCGCACTGAACTGGATGAGCAGATCGAAAGCGTGTTTATGGGGGTGGATGAAGACATTTATCGTACCTCCAGCGGTAACGATCTTATTGCAACGCTCAATCACCCAAATCCGTGGCTGATCTGTTCGCTGGTGCATAAATTCGGTCGCCGCAGCGAAGCGGAAGACAATGCGGCAACCGACGCCTTTATCACCGAATTACAGCAATCCCTGACGAAAACGTTCCACGCCAAAGGCGATCTGTTCGTCTTCGTGGATGAGTGTCACCGCACGCAGTCCGGCAAGTTACATAACGCCATGACCACCATTCTGCCGGAAGCCCTGTTTATCGGTTTTACCGGCACACCGTTGATGAAGAAAGATAAGAAAAAGTCGGTAGAGGTTTTCGGCCCTTATATCCATACCTATAAATTTGATGAGGCGGTAGCAGACGGCGTGGTGCTGGATCTGCGCTATGAGGCCCGCGATATCGATCAGTATCTGACGTCAGAGAAAAAGGTCGATGACTGGTTTGAGGCCAAGACGCGCGGCCTGTCGAATTTAGCTAAAACCCAGCTTAAGCAGAAATGGGGCTCAATGCAGAAGCTGCTTTCCAGCAAATCACGGCTTGAGCAGATCGTTAACGATATTCTGCTGGATATGGACACTCGCCCGCGCCTGATGGACGGGCGCGGCAACGCCATGCTGGTGTGCAGCAGCGTGTATCAGGCCTGTAAGGTTTATGAGATGTTCAGCCAGACCGATCTGGCGGGGAAAGTGGCGATTGTGACCAGCTTCCGCCCCGATGCGACCAGCATCAAAGGTGAAGAAACCGGCGCGGGTCTGACCGAGAAGCTGTTTAAATTCTCAACCTATCGCAAAATGCTGGCCGACTATTTTGAGCAAAGCGAAGAGAAGGTTGCCGGACGCATCGCCGAATTCGAGCGGGAAGTTAAACAGCGCTTTATTAATGAACCGGGGCAAATGCGCCTGCTCATTGTAGTGGATAAGCTGCTGACCGGCTTTGATGCACCCTCTGCGACTTATCTCTATATCGATAAGACCATGACTGACCATACGCTATTTCAGGCGATTTGCCGGGTAAACCGGCTGGACGGAGAAGATAAAGAGTATGGTTACATTATCGATTATAAAGATCTGTTTCGCTCACTGGATAAAGCGATAACCGATTACACCACAGGCGCATTCGACGATTACGATCAGGAAGATGTTGATGGCCTGCTGAAGAACCGTCTGGAGCAGGCGCGTCTGGATCTCAACAGTGCGCTGGAGGTGGTTCGTAGCCTGTGCGAGCCCGTCAGAGCACCGCGTAGTTTGCAGGACTATCAGCACTATTTCTGCGGCGAGTCGGGAGAAAATCAGACGGCATTAAGCGAGAAAGAAGCGCTACGCCTGTCGTTCTATCAGAATGTCGCCCGCCTGCTGCGTGCTTACGCCAGTCTGGCGAATGAAATGCCAGAAGCGGGTTATACCATCAAGGAGGCAGAAAGCATTCGCGCCGAAGTCGCTGAATTCGAGAAACTACGTTACGAAATTAAACTGACCAGCGGCGATCTGCTGGATATGAAACGCTTTGAGCCCGCCATGCGTCACCTGCTGGATATGTACGTTCGCGCCGACGGCAGCGAAGTGCTGATGGATTTCGAAGAGTTAAGCCTGATCGAACTCATTGTTGAAAAGGGCGCGTCGGCACTATCCGCCCTGCCGGATGATATTCGCAATAATCAGGATGCAATGGCGGAAACCATCGAAAACAATGTGCGTAAAACCATCGTAGATGAAAATCCGGTGAACCCGAAATATTACGGGCGCATGTCGCTGTTGCTGGATGAACTGATTACCCTTCGCCGCCAGAATGCGCTTGATTATCAGCAGTATCTGGAGCGTATCCGTGATTTGTGTAAACAAGTCATTCGCCCGGAACAAACCGCCGGAGCATCCTACCCTGACTCAATGGACACACAAGCGAAACGCGCGTTCTATGATAACTTCGGCCATGATGAAGTGCTGGCAACCCGCATTGATACGACGATCCGCTACACCAAAAAAGCGGAATGGATTGGCGATCGTTTTAAGGAGCGGGAAATCGCCTGCGCATTACGCGAAGAGACCGCCAGTTATGACGTCAACATTGATGCGGTTATAGAGCTTGCCCGCAAGCAGAAGGAATACCGCTGA
- the darG gene encoding type II toxin-antitoxin system antitoxin DNA ADP-ribosyl glycohydrolase DarG, with protein sequence MITFTQGNLLDAPVEALVNTVNTVGVMGKGIALMFKERFPANMKAYALACKQKQVITGKMFITETGELMGPRWIVNFPTKQHWRTDSRMEWIEDGLQDLRRFLIEKQVQSIAIPPLGAGNGGLNWPDVRAHIESALGDLQDVEILIYEPTEKYQNVAKSTGVKKLTPARAMIAELVRRYWVLGMECSLLEIQKLAWLLQRAIKLHQQENVLKLRFEAHNYGPYAHNLTHLLNALDGNYLKAEKRIPDSQPLDVIWFNDREKDHVNTYLNSEAKTWLPALEQVSQLIDGFESPFGMELLATVDWLLTCDKCQPTLDSVKEGLSQWPAGEHWASRKMKLFDDNNLQFAINRVMEFHC encoded by the coding sequence ATGATCACATTTACACAAGGCAACTTACTGGATGCGCCCGTGGAAGCACTGGTGAATACGGTTAATACCGTCGGTGTCATGGGTAAAGGCATCGCGCTGATGTTCAAAGAGCGCTTTCCCGCCAATATGAAAGCCTACGCTCTCGCCTGCAAACAAAAACAGGTGATAACCGGTAAAATGTTTATTACCGAAACTGGCGAACTGATGGGACCGCGCTGGATTGTCAACTTCCCTACCAAACAGCACTGGCGCACCGACTCGCGTATGGAGTGGATTGAAGACGGTTTGCAGGACTTACGCCGCTTTTTGATCGAAAAACAGGTGCAGTCCATCGCCATACCACCGCTGGGGGCAGGCAACGGCGGTCTGAACTGGCCGGACGTTCGAGCGCATATTGAATCTGCGCTGGGCGACCTTCAGGACGTTGAAATCCTGATTTATGAGCCCACCGAAAAATACCAGAACGTTGCCAAAAGCACCGGTGTAAAAAAGCTCACCCCCGCCAGAGCGATGATCGCTGAACTGGTGCGCCGTTACTGGGTGCTGGGGATGGAGTGCAGCCTGCTGGAGATTCAGAAGCTGGCATGGCTTCTACAGCGTGCCATTAAGTTGCATCAGCAAGAAAACGTGCTGAAACTGCGATTTGAAGCGCACAACTATGGCCCTTATGCGCACAACCTGACTCATCTGCTTAATGCGCTAGACGGCAACTATCTGAAAGCGGAAAAACGCATCCCGGACAGCCAGCCGCTGGATGTGATCTGGTTTAACGATCGGGAAAAAGACCACGTAAATACTTATCTGAATAGCGAAGCTAAAACGTGGTTGCCAGCATTGGAGCAGGTTAGCCAGTTAATAGACGGCTTTGAATCCCCATTCGGTATGGAGTTGTTGGCGACCGTGGACTGGTTGCTTACCTGCGACAAATGCCAGCCCACGCTGGACTCCGTTAAAGAGGGGCTAAGCCAGTGGCCTGCGGGCGAACACTGGGCCAGCCGCAAGATGAAACTATTCGATGATAATAATCTACAATTCGCCATTAACCGCGTAATGGAGTTCCATTGCTGA